The sequence CATAATTCCGAAGTTAACTGGTCAAGTTAAATCAAATTTTGATGTTTACTTAATTCAGACTATAGCCTATTAACTGTTTCATAAAACTTGGTGTAGTTCAGGCTAAAATTAACAAAAGAAAAATCCAGAAAATGTAATCACACAATGAATGAATGTTGAAGACTTCACCTCACTCAAATACGAGTACCTTTGAATGAAGAATTGTATTCATCCTTCTAGAGGTCAACTGAACTCTACCACAGGCTCATTGGTTGTGGCATATTTTGGGCTACATGCGTTGGTAACCCTTTTTCTGACATTCCTGGTGTGTAGGTAACTTTATGAGCTGGATTCAAGGACGTAACTTCAGTTGCTTCGCCAGCTGATGTTACGCGAACCTGTCCAACTGGTTGTGATGTCACAGGCACCGGTATTCCATCCTCAACAATTAGGGCTTCCTGATTGTCAGAGGTCCTGGGTTCCTCATTAGCTGGACTATACAGAAACACTGTGGCATTTCCATCTTCTTTATGTAAGGTTTGGTATTCACTGCCTTGTGGTGGCTCAGGCTTGCATTTTCCACAACAGAAAttgcaacagcagcagcagcaacaacataGATAACATCCAGTTATAATGCCACAAAACAATATCAAGGCTTTACACCACCCAGATGTTACAAGGAAATATGCATTCACATTTTCTTCACCAAACTGCTCTGCAATGTATAAACCCAGGGAACCATAGTGATCATAGATATTACGTTTGCTCTCGTCACTTAAAATGGTGTTCGCATGATTAACTTCCTTAAATTTTTCAGCAGCCTCAGGATTGTTCGGATTCTTGTCAGGATGATATTTAAGAGCTAATCTTCTGTACGCCCTTTTCACCTCCTCAGAAGTTGCAGTCTTTGGGATTTCCAGAATGGCATACAATTCGTCACCTGAAGTGGATAATCTTCGTCTATCCATACTAACACTACTTAAATGTCAAAGGAAGGACGGACGAGTACAGTCTTTGAAATCTTCATTAGTATTCAATTGTGTTTACTGTATATCACAGCCAATAACTCGTAGTATTAATTGTACGTATACCATAACATCCAATAACTCAAATTCATCTGCATTGATACAAAACCGAAAAAAGCTTATTAACACTCTAGACTTCATACGCGCCAAACGCAAGTAAGTGTTGGTGTCAATAGGCACTGTtccataaataaaatatataacttATAAACCGCGTGTTAAAAAATACTTTTAGAAGCTCTGTCTGAGGTACACTTGTGAGCTCCTGTCTGTATTTATATTATGTCTAAACAGTGCATCTCCTTTCGGATATATTCGCAACGATTCTAGAAAGTCTATTCGCGTCCTTCtttgcgacatttcatttcaccaaagTCTGATATTACGAATGTGaatttcttctttctctctctgtCTGTACACCATTTATGGATAATCTTCCCAAGACGCTGAAATGTTTACTAAAAACTCCTTCGCATCGGTACATAAAACATACAATTCACTTACTTTCAGTATCTTATCCATCATTTATACCGCATCCTCCAAAGAAGCGGCAAATACGATATTATGGTCAACATATCAGCTGTTATACTCAAAGAATATATGATTATACTGGGATGTTCGCTATTAAAAACTCCCTGAATCATGTCTACAAGAGCTTTTGGGAAGATTAAATtattataaattgaaaaattaggGCAAAACTCCTAACCACGACTTGATCAATGTTACATAGCAATCTTATTATAAATTGGTGGTCTATGCTCATTGACTACACTTTACTGTAGCTGCAGTTACACATCAGACTTCGGCCTTGAGCATTTTATGAAGTAATTTGGGCAATTTGAACGATTTTCTTGACGCAACAAGTTATTTGAATTACTTACTTTTTCAGGTTGTACCAACACAAGAAATATCTTATGATAGTCTCTCGCATCGGCAACATACAAAAGGAACTCTCATTGCCCTAAAGCAATGCCAACTGCTGAGCCTTCCTGCATCCGCCTTCCATACAAATTCCTTCCGTCAGGCATGACCATTGTGCAGTCTgtcgaaaatttcatttcttcacttaGCATTAGAAGGTATATTTTGAACACTTCAAATATTTTTGGTCTAATCAATAATTAAATCGCTTTGCCGggtaaattaaatattaatagtTGCAAATATCTCTATCTTGCGGCGAACGGTAAAACGAAGGGTGTGTAATCGAGAACCCGTGCTTTGTTATTCGTTCCGGGGTAAGTTCCAGTTTTCTAGAAATCAGTAGCTATCTGTAGATAAGCCATATGTTTTTACGTTCTACTCTAGGATGACATTGCATTGACATACTTAGTACAGCAATAGATAGGCCATCTACCGGGACCCTGATCGTTGCGTAAACATTAAGAACTAGTGGTGATAATCAATAACCTTCTAATTTCTAATTAATTAACAGTGAAATAAAGTAGTCACAGTCTTGAAAGTTTATTTATATGGTTGGTGCTTTAACCCTTTCGGTTTACAAGTACAGTTTAATATATCTTGAAGAATGAATGGCGATATCGTATATTCGATTGTAGAGGGGATTGTTGTTAAACGAATCATTCTTCGATCTTCATATTTTGCTGTGGCGATGTAGGGCAACAGAGAATGTATTCCGATGATTTAATTTCATTTGCTTTTGATATGGAAAAGGTGATTCGATTTTTAAGTGAGTGATTTGTTCAGTTTAGCTCGTCCCCGAATAAGTCCCAAAGTCGGAATGTTCTGTGTGGAAGGAGTGGTATCATATCTTGAGATATTTCAGTATCTAATTTCATTTACTTACAGCAGGcctaattgttgttgtttgagtcatcagtccatagactggtttgatgcagcctccatgccaccctatcctgtgctaaccttttcatttctacctaactattgcatcctacatctgctctaatctgcttgtcatattcataccttggtctacccctaccgttcttctcgtcaaatttagccaaatcgatctcctctcaccaattcgattcagtatatcttcattcgtgatcgaactatcatctcaccttcagcattcttctgtaacaccacatttcaaaagcttctattctctttctttctgagctagttatcgttcatgtttcacatccatacaatgccacgctccacacgaaagtcttcaaaaacatctttctaattccgatatcaatgtttgaagtgagcaaatttcttttcttaagaaagctcttccttgcttgtgctagtctgcattttatgtcctccttacttctgccatcgttagttattttactacccaagtaacaatattcatctacttcctttaagacttcatttcctaatctaatatttcctacatcacctgccttcgatcaactgcactccattacttttgttttggacttatttattttcatcttgtactccttacccaagacttcatccatatcattcagcaacttctcgagatcttctgcagcctcagataaaataacaatatcatcggcaaatctcaaggttttgattacctctccttggactgtgattccctttccaaatttgtctttgatttcctttactgcctgttctatgtaaacattgaaaaggagaggggacaaactgcagcctcgcctcactcctttctggattgctgcttctttttcaaagccctcgattcttatcactgcagactgatttttatacagattgtagataattctttgttctcggtatctgatccctatcatcttcagagtcataaatagcttggtccaatcaacattatcgaatgccttttctagatctacgaatgttatgtacgtgggcttgtccttcttgatttgatcctctaagatcagacgtaaagtcaggattgcttcacgtgttcctacatttcttctgaagccaaattgatcttctcccaactcagcttcaacttatttttccattcttctggaaataatacgtgttaaaattttgcaggcatgagatactaaactaatggtgtggtagttttcacacctgtcagcaccggctttcttgggaataggtataacaacattcttccgaaaatcggatgggacttctcctgtctcatacatcttgcacactaaatgaaataaccttaccatgctggtttctcctaaggcagtccgtAATTCAGAggaatttcatcaattccaggtgccttgttcatattgaggtcactcacagctctgtcaaactttgacctcaaaattgggtctcccatttcatcagcatcaacagcctcttcatgttctagaaccaaattatctacatctttaccttgatacaactgttggatatgctcctgccatctttctgctttgtcttctttccctagaagtgactttccatttgagctcttaatattcatacacctagatttcctttctccaaaggtttccttgaatttcctgtatgcagcatctacctttcccaggaccatacagccttccacatccttgcacttctccttcagccattcttccttagctaccttgcactttctatccacttgattctttaatcgcctgtattcttttctgccctcttcatttctagcattcttgtatattcgtcattcatcaatcaggtctagtatctcctgagttacccactcattcttagttgatcttttcttccttcctaacatttcttcagcagctgtactgacttcatttttcatgactctccactcttcctctatagtgtttccttcagccttttcatatagtccttgtgcaacatgttccttgaaacaatccttcacactcttttctttcaacttgcctagatcccatctttttgctttttttttttcctttcttcaatttattcaacttcagatggcatttcatgaccaacaagttgtggtcagagtccacgtctgctcctgggaaagttttgcaatccaacacctggtttctgaatctctgcctaatcataatgaagtctatttgataccttccagtgtctccaggtctcatccatgtatacagccgtcctttgtggtgtttgaaccaagtattggcaaggactaaattatgatcagtgcagaattcaaccagccgacttcctctttcgttcctttgtcccaatccaaattctcctactgtactaccttctcttccttggcctaccactgcattccagtctcccatcacaattaaattctcgttaccttttacatattgtattaaatcttctatctcctcatatattctttcgatttcttaatcatccgctgaactagtaggcatatagacctgcattattgtggtgggcattggtttggtgtctatcttgacgacaataattctttcactatgctggtcatagtagcttacccgctgccctattttcttattcattattaaaccaactcctgcatttcccctgtttgattttgtgttgataattcggtggtcgcctgaccaaaaatcttgttcttcctgccaacgtacttcacttacaccaactacatctaactttagcctatccatctcccttttcagattctctaacctaccacaacgattcaaacttctaacattccacgctccgactcgcagaatgtcagtatccatcttcctgatgatcgtcccctctcgtgtagtccccacccggagatccgaatgggggactagtttacctccggaatattttacccgggaggaagccatcatcagtacatcattcgtacagagagagctgcatgtccttgggggttagttacggctgtaatttcccattgctttcaaccgtgtagcagtatcaacacagctaagccatattgagtattattacaaggccgaatcagtcaatcatctagactgccgcccttgcaactaccgaaaggctgctacccccctttcgatgaaccattcgttagtctggtctctcaacagatacccatccgatatggttgcacctgcggctcggctatctgcatcattgggacacgcaagcctccccaccgcggcaaggtcacatggttcgcagaggaggcaggCCTAATTATGGGAGTGTTGTACAGTAGTCTGTGTTTTCAACACCGGTACCAGTAACGTTGCCTAGGATGCCCGTAGGATACAGGGCCGCACACTCGAAATGTGACGACATCAGCATGCGGTCTCCTGAACACCGGGTACCATTTCTCGTAGATTATAGGAGCTGTAACATCATTAATTTTTCGGCCTAATATCATTCAAAAACGAATTCACCCAAAGTACACAGTACCTTTCCCAGCATATGCAGGGTTATTCACTTAAGATGTTACACGAAAATAACGtccaaaccattaaagatatcagtattctgttttcatattcgtaaatgatacccagggtcttgtaaaataatgtgctaattATTCCTATGGGATGTTTGTGAAGTGAGCCTCCCAGATTGGCATCTCTATTTTCCCCATTGTCTGTGACTCTCGTGGCTTTAGAgcaatgtaggggttttctttttcttcttccaccattcttctagcctcgagttctgtgaaatcgtctcgtttcttctttagaaggtttttatattcttttctgagtctgctatatgtgatcaggtcgtcctgattttgagtgcgtttggccacgtgaagggctgatatgactctctttctctctgtatagCATTGTTGATCGAACCATTTCTTTGCCTTTCTCTCGTTTATTGTGGAGGTTGCGGGTTTGATTATGTCTTCTAGCGCTGTTGCAGCAGCATCTGGGTCCTTTTCCTGAATGTTGTTTTCAAAGATGGTAAGCTTGTCTCCATTTTCGCGTATTTTATTcacgtctatctttctggaggttcttttcgtatggtttgtttcctgtcgtgtgcctgtagactctttcaatttgaaagtagttgtcactggacaatgtttctttattggtgTCACCGCGTCGGAATATAACACCTTATGGTCCGTTACTTCTAGATATTGCCTTTGTACAGGATTATATCTATGGTACTGCTACCTTATGTGcgaagtatgtgttgtcttctctcTTACTAACCAGTGTAAATCCCTCTTCAGCCATCATCTGTAGTAGTTCCCTACTTCTGCAATCATACTTATCTAGCCTACAGTTTAGGTCACCTGCTATAATAATACTTTTTCCCGTGGCTGTCTTCCTAGAGCAGTCATCACGATTGCTATGATGTCTTCCACGCAGTATTTgtcgattttacaaaagcgttcgacaatctcaacaggaccttaacatgcgccaaactagaacagatggtggaacaaaacaaggaactaagcgtcttgatacacaacatcctgagtaaaaacaccatcataatttcagacaacgtaacaaccttgcaagaaattatacagacaaacggagtgttacaaggagacccccttagtccccttctgttcaacgtagccacacatgacgtggtccaagcaataagaacttccgctccgtccctcaagatttatatatacgcagacgacatggtgatgggttctcacgatactaacgaactccagaaaggaataaatgctctaggaacatgggctgaatacaatggactgcaaataaacgcagaaaagacagtacacatggtcttcaggaaaggaggacgcctatctgcaagggacaaaatttacctcaaacatgaacctctacaaactacgaacagcttcaaatatctgggcgtaacggtccagacaacagcacactcattcagaattcacacaacacaacgagcagctgccgcaaccaaagccatctacgacatcatgccattaagaaaactttccctggaaacagctatagccctctttgaagccaaaatcgttcctattctaacatacggaatagagataacatgggaaaagttaagctataaagacctaatacgaatggaaaaagtgaaagccagattcttgaaagcagccctcggaatttcaaagtacaccaagtcaagactagcgtacgaactcgcgagagaaacatttctaatagaggacctgagatggaaattcaatctgccctgtacagagaactggaagaaactgcggttagagagggagaagaaaaagaaggagatatggccagagttctactcttcagaggccatgatgaacagagcatggaccgacacaaaccaggagctgagacattttgtaaattccatggcagtccatggctaccatctcAAAAtatgtaggtcgaagacataccacgacccggactcgatgtgcatatgtgaactctgtgataaacattgtgaccgatatcacgtactgtcgtgtaaaaatcgtgtgaaatcaatcatagacctctgtattgattaattatcctaaaactgcacaacttgtgcgcaataaagtttatatattcCTATGGGATGAttagatattgatactaactccatatctTTAAATGGAATGGCATGAATACATAatgctggcctaaaagttcaattgcgtacaagttaaaatataataaaatattttcaaacttggacagttactttttgagatatcaataaaaaccgcatttgggcatttttgtgccgcatcagacagcgtgtgGTTGGCCAAGGATGTATTAGCATGCAAGCTGTTTGCTGGTATTGACTCCAGCCACAGAACGAATACCAGGCATGACTATCGCACACATAATGTGATTTACCATCACATACCCTGGGAGTGAAacattgtatgactggcaaacacacaacagggaagggagattaaagttttttcattttgttttgaaatccatgtataaCAAGTTGCactcagtttggcgtctttccccacggatgggaatgggaaggatttgtaaaggacgtcggccgtggtcTATCTCAAAGATACCaatctagcatttgtctggtgttgaacatgggacaccataaAAAGCACTTTCAGGTCGGGTGAGGCGGACTCGACCCGAATGCATGCTactacattattcatttgcttttctag is a genomic window of Anabrus simplex isolate iqAnaSimp1 chromosome 14, ASM4041472v1, whole genome shotgun sequence containing:
- the LOC136885353 gene encoding dnaJ homolog subfamily C member 5; translation: MDRRRLSTSGDELYAILEIPKTATSEEVKRAYRRLALKYHPDKNPNNPEAAEKFKEVNHANTILSDESKRNIYDHYGSLGLYIAEQFGEENVNAYFLVTSGWCKALILFCGIITGCYLCCCCCCCCNFCCGKCKPEPPQGSEYQTLHKEDGNATVFLYSPANEEPRTSDNQEALIVEDGIPVPVTSQPVGQVRVTSAGEATEVTSLNPAHKVTYTPGMSEKGLPTHVAQNMPQPMSLW